The following are encoded in a window of Alosa sapidissima isolate fAloSap1 chromosome 12, fAloSap1.pri, whole genome shotgun sequence genomic DNA:
- the LOC121725002 gene encoding E3 ubiquitin-protein ligase RNF126-like, whose translation MAEAPPCPTNRFFCHRCSTEISPRLPDYTCPRCDSGFIEELLEERSTENGSTSSISSSDQHQQRFENMDHHLFTFPSAYGQFALGIFDDPFELGSGLLPEDNREAENRREREMASRQRYGARQPRGRHVPRRHTVRHEGVPTLEGIIQQLVNGIIAPTAMPNIGVGPWGVLHSNPMDYAWGANGLDAIITQLLNQFENTGPPPADREKIKNLPTVEITDEHVGSGLECPVCKEDYSAGEMVRQLPCNHLFHNDCIVPWLEQHDTCPVCRKSLSGQNTATDPPGMSEMNSPPGPGSGESPPNDEHVPNNS comes from the exons ATGGCAGAAGCTCCACCATGTCCCACCAACCGGTTTTTCTGTCATAGGTGTTCGACAGAGATAAGTCCCCGTCTCCCT GATTACACATGCCCTCGTTGTGATTCTGGTTTTATTGAAGAGTTACTGGAGGAGAGAAG CACAGAAAATGGGTCTACATCAAGCATATCAAGCAGTGACCAACACCAACAGAGGTTTGAG AATATGGACCACCATTTGTTTACATTTCCCTCGGCATATGGGCAATTCGCCCTGGGCATCTTTGATGACCCTTTCGAACTTGGGTCAGGGTTGCTACCGGAAGACAATCGGGAGGCAGAGAACAGACGGGAACGTGAGATGGCATCACGGCAACGGTACGGTGCCAGGCAGCCCAGGGGACGCCATGTCCCAAGGAGGCACACCGTACGGCACGAGGGTGTGCCCACACTAGAGGG AATCATTCAGCAACTGGTGAATGGAATAATCGCACCCACAGCAATGCCAAATATCGGTGTGGGACCATG GGGTGTTCTTCACTCGAACCCTATGGATTATGCATGGGGTGCCAATGGCTTAGATGCAAtcattacacag TTACTAAATCAGTTTGAGAACACTGGCCCACCACCAGCAGACAGGGAAAAGATCAAAAACCTTCCTACGGTGGAAATCACAGATGAACATGTCG GCTCTGGACTTGAGTGCCCGGTGTGCAAAGAGGACTACAGTGCTGGGGAGATGGTCAGGCAGCTTCCGTGCAATCATTTATTTCACAATGACTGCATAGTGCCCTGGCTGGAACAG cATGACACATGCCCTGTGTGCCGGAAAAGCTTGAGTGGCCAGAACACGGCCACAGACCCACCCGGAATGTCCGAGATGAATTCTCCTCCGGGCCCTGGGAGCGGAGAAAGCCCTCCGAATGATGAACACGTGCCAAACAATTCATAA